One stretch of Paraburkholderia fungorum DNA includes these proteins:
- a CDS encoding HU family DNA-binding protein has protein sequence MNKTELIDHIAQQADISKAAAGRALDAVIGGVKGTLKKGGSVTLVGFGTFAVGKRTARTGRNPRTGAAIKIKAAKVPKFRPGKALKDALN, from the coding sequence ATGAACAAGACGGAATTGATCGATCACATTGCACAGCAAGCCGACATTTCGAAGGCGGCGGCAGGTCGTGCACTCGATGCTGTGATCGGTGGCGTCAAGGGTACGTTGAAGAAAGGCGGTTCGGTGACGTTGGTCGGTTTTGGCACGTTCGCGGTCGGCAAGCGGACGGCTCGTACGGGGCGCAATCCGCGCACCGGCGCAGCGATCAAAATCAAGGCCGCAAAAGTTCCTAAATTTAGGCCTGGCAAAGCTCTGAAGGATGCGCTAAACTAA
- the lon gene encoding endopeptidase La, protein MSGTQLLPPERITLPLLPLRDVVVFPHMVIPLFVGRPKSIKALEAAMEGGKHIMLVAQKTAAKDEPTEKDMYEVGCVANILQMLKLPDGTVKVLVEGLQRAKTLSIEEQETQFSCEVMPLEPDHADSAETEALRRAIVSQFDQYVKLNKKIPPEILTSLSGIDEAGRLADTIAAHLPLKLDQKQHILEMFPVIERLEHLLAQLEAEIDILQVEKRIRGRVKRQMEKSQREYYLNEQVKAIQKELGEGEEGADLEELEKRITAARMPKEAKKKADAELKKLKLMSPMSAEATVVRNYIDTLIGLPWRKKSKVNNDLSNAERVLDEDHFGLEKVKERILEYLAVQQRVDKVKAPILCLVGPPGVGKTSLGQSIARATNRKFVRMALGGVRDEAEIRGHRRTYIGSMPGKILQSLTKVGVRNPLFLLDEVDKMGQDFRGDPSSALLEVLDPEQNHTFADHYVEVDFDLSDVMFVATSNSLNIPPPLLDRMEVIRLSGYTEDEKVSIAQRYLLPKQKKNNGLKEGEVDVTETAIRDIIRYYTREAGVRSLEREISKICRKVVKMLLLKKAEGAVKVDGSNLDTFLGVRKYDFGLAAKENQVGQVTGLAWTEVGGDLLTIEAAVMPGKGNVIRTGSLGDVMKESVEAARSVVRSRSRRLGIKDEAFEKQDIHIHVPEGATPKDGPSAGIAMTTALVSVLTGIPVRADVAMTGEITLRGEVLPIGGLKEKLLAAHRGGIKLVLIPEENVKDLTEIPDNVKNAIEIVPVRWIDKVLELALERVPQALPEEEAKPATPVAAEPGKDAGATEVVKH, encoded by the coding sequence ATGTCAGGAACCCAACTCCTCCCGCCGGAACGCATTACGCTCCCGCTGCTCCCGCTGCGTGACGTAGTCGTCTTCCCGCACATGGTGATTCCGCTCTTCGTAGGCCGCCCGAAGTCGATCAAGGCTCTCGAAGCAGCGATGGAAGGCGGCAAGCACATCATGCTCGTCGCCCAGAAAACGGCTGCGAAAGATGAGCCGACCGAAAAGGACATGTACGAAGTAGGGTGTGTCGCCAACATCCTGCAAATGCTCAAGCTGCCCGATGGCACCGTCAAGGTGCTCGTCGAAGGCTTGCAGCGCGCGAAGACGCTTTCCATCGAAGAACAGGAAACGCAGTTCTCGTGCGAAGTCATGCCGCTCGAACCCGACCACGCCGACAGCGCTGAAACCGAAGCGTTGCGCCGCGCGATCGTGTCGCAGTTCGATCAGTATGTGAAGCTGAACAAGAAGATTCCGCCTGAGATCCTGACGTCGCTGTCGGGTATCGACGAAGCGGGTCGTCTGGCCGATACGATCGCGGCGCATCTGCCGCTCAAGCTCGACCAGAAGCAGCACATCCTCGAAATGTTCCCGGTCATCGAGCGTCTCGAGCATCTGCTCGCGCAACTCGAAGCCGAGATCGACATCCTGCAGGTCGAAAAGCGTATCCGTGGGCGTGTCAAACGCCAGATGGAGAAGAGCCAGCGCGAGTACTACCTGAACGAACAGGTCAAGGCGATCCAGAAGGAACTCGGCGAAGGCGAAGAAGGTGCGGATCTCGAAGAACTCGAGAAGCGCATCACGGCTGCCCGCATGCCGAAGGAAGCCAAGAAGAAGGCCGACGCTGAGCTCAAAAAGCTCAAGCTGATGTCGCCGATGTCGGCTGAAGCGACGGTCGTGCGTAACTATATCGACACGCTGATCGGCTTGCCGTGGCGCAAGAAGAGCAAGGTCAACAACGACCTCTCGAATGCGGAGCGCGTGCTCGATGAGGACCACTTCGGTCTCGAGAAGGTGAAGGAACGCATTCTCGAGTATCTCGCGGTCCAACAACGTGTCGACAAGGTCAAAGCGCCGATCCTGTGCCTCGTTGGGCCTCCCGGTGTCGGTAAGACGTCGCTGGGTCAGTCGATCGCTCGCGCTACGAACCGCAAGTTCGTGCGTATGGCGCTCGGCGGCGTGCGTGACGAAGCTGAGATTCGCGGCCATCGTCGTACGTACATTGGCTCGATGCCCGGCAAGATTCTGCAAAGCCTGACCAAGGTCGGTGTGCGCAATCCGCTCTTCCTGCTCGACGAAGTCGACAAGATGGGCCAGGATTTCCGCGGCGATCCGTCATCGGCTCTGCTCGAAGTGCTCGATCCGGAACAGAACCATACGTTCGCCGATCACTACGTCGAAGTCGACTTCGATCTGTCGGACGTGATGTTCGTGGCGACGTCGAACTCGCTGAACATTCCGCCGCCGCTGCTCGACCGGATGGAAGTGATCCGTCTGTCGGGTTACACGGAAGACGAGAAGGTCAGCATCGCGCAACGTTATCTTTTGCCCAAGCAAAAGAAGAACAACGGCCTCAAGGAAGGCGAGGTCGATGTAACGGAAACCGCGATCCGCGACATCATTCGTTACTACACGCGTGAAGCGGGTGTTCGTTCGCTCGAGCGTGAAATTTCGAAGATTTGCCGCAAGGTCGTGAAGATGCTTCTGCTGAAGAAGGCAGAAGGCGCGGTGAAGGTCGACGGCAGTAATCTCGACACGTTCCTCGGCGTGCGCAAGTACGACTTCGGTCTGGCTGCGAAGGAAAATCAGGTTGGCCAGGTCACGGGTCTCGCGTGGACGGAAGTGGGCGGCGATCTGCTGACCATCGAAGCCGCGGTGATGCCGGGTAAGGGCAATGTGATCCGCACGGGTTCGCTCGGCGACGTGATGAAGGAATCCGTCGAAGCTGCGCGCTCGGTTGTGCGTTCGCGTTCGCGTCGTCTCGGTATCAAGGACGAAGCGTTCGAGAAGCAGGACATTCACATCCACGTGCCGGAAGGCGCGACGCCGAAGGACGGTCCTTCGGCCGGTATCGCGATGACGACCGCGCTGGTGTCGGTGTTGACCGGTATTCCGGTTCGTGCCGACGTCGCGATGACGGGCGAAATCACGCTGCGTGGTGAAGTCTTGCCGATCGGCGGCCTGAAGGAAAAGCTGCTGGCTGCGCATCGCGGTGGTATCAAGCTGGTGCTGATTCCGGAAGAAAACGTCAAGGACTTGACGGAGATTCCGGATAACGTGAAGAACGCGATCGAAATCGTGCCGGTCCGCTGGATCGACAAGGTGCTCGAACTTGCGCTCGAACGTGTACCGCAAGCATTGCCGGAAGAAGAGGCAAAGCCTGCAACGCCCGTTGCAGCCGAGCCGGGTAAAGACGCTGGCGCAACAGAAGTTGTGAAGCACTAA